Proteins encoded by one window of Sulfurimonas hongkongensis:
- the aspS gene encoding aspartate--tRNA ligase, translating to MRTHYCTDLNEENVGQEVVLTGWANSYRDHGGIIFIDLRDKTGLIQLTCDPEDSLDAHRVADGVRDEYVLIAKGVVRLRGEGLTNPKLKTGAIEIIVKELKIENKSAATPFVIGDSSVGEETRLKYRYLELRDPSMYETFRLRSKAAIAARNTLDANGFLEVETPILTKSTPEGARDYLVPSRVHSGEFYALPQSPQLFKQLLMVGGFDRYFQIAKCFRDEDLRADRQPEFTQIDVEMSFCDQEDVIKVAEDLLQAMFKACNIEVNTPFNRITYNDAMELYGSDKPDMRYDLKMVDVIDIFERCDNEIFTKIAKKPHTNRIKALKVPGADLVFSKREMKGFEDFVREFGAGGLGYFQMKEDGLKGPLTKFFGEDDINLIIARTELQVGDVIFFGAGDKKTVWDYMGRLRNYIAEHEKMNLADPDAYEFVWVVDFPMFEIEDGRVKALHHPFTQPKDTDKDDIEDIESIAYDIVLNGTELGGGSIRIHKQDVQEEVFKLLGIDEEEAAEKFGFLLDALKFGAPPHGGFALGFDRIMMLISKKSSIRDVIAFPKTQRASCVLTKAPSAVDNNQLRDLHIRLRDKPLK from the coding sequence TTGAGAACTCACTACTGTACAGATTTAAATGAAGAAAATGTAGGACAAGAGGTTGTTCTAACTGGTTGGGCAAATAGTTATCGCGATCATGGCGGGATTATATTTATTGACCTTCGTGATAAAACAGGACTTATTCAACTAACTTGCGACCCAGAAGATAGCTTAGATGCACATAGAGTTGCTGATGGAGTTAGAGATGAATATGTTTTAATAGCAAAAGGTGTTGTTAGACTTCGCGGAGAGGGATTGACAAATCCTAAACTTAAAACTGGTGCTATTGAGATTATAGTAAAAGAGCTAAAGATTGAAAACAAAAGTGCGGCTACTCCTTTTGTGATTGGTGATAGCAGTGTTGGAGAAGAGACACGTCTAAAGTATCGCTATTTAGAGCTTCGTGACCCATCAATGTATGAAACCTTTCGTCTTCGTTCAAAAGCAGCAATTGCGGCAAGAAATACTCTTGATGCAAATGGCTTTTTAGAAGTTGAAACTCCAATCCTTACAAAATCAACTCCAGAGGGTGCAAGAGACTATCTTGTTCCATCTCGTGTTCATAGCGGAGAGTTTTACGCACTTCCACAATCACCACAACTCTTTAAACAACTCTTGATGGTTGGCGGATTTGACCGCTACTTCCAAATAGCAAAGTGTTTCCGTGATGAGGACTTAAGAGCAGACCGTCAACCTGAGTTTACTCAAATAGATGTTGAGATGAGTTTTTGTGACCAAGAAGATGTTATAAAAGTTGCGGAGGACTTACTACAGGCAATGTTTAAAGCTTGTAATATCGAAGTAAACACTCCGTTTAACCGCATAACTTACAACGATGCTATGGAACTTTATGGTTCAGATAAGCCAGATATGAGATATGACCTTAAAATGGTAGATGTTATCGATATATTCGAGAGATGTGACAATGAAATCTTTACAAAGATAGCTAAAAAACCACATACAAACCGCATAAAAGCTCTTAAAGTTCCAGGTGCTGACTTAGTATTTTCAAAAAGAGAGATGAAAGGTTTTGAAGACTTTGTAAGAGAGTTTGGTGCTGGGGGTTTAGGTTACTTTCAGATGAAAGAAGATGGACTAAAAGGTCCACTTACAAAATTCTTTGGCGAAGATGATATAAACCTTATCATAGCAAGAACCGAGCTTCAAGTAGGCGATGTAATCTTCTTTGGTGCTGGAGATAAAAAGACCGTTTGGGACTATATGGGAAGACTTAGAAACTATATAGCTGAGCATGAAAAAATGAACTTAGCGGACCCAGATGCTTATGAGTTTGTTTGGGTAGTTGACTTCCCAATGTTTGAGATAGAAGATGGAAGAGTAAAAGCTCTGCATCATCCTTTTACTCAACCTAAAGATACAGACAAAGATGATATCGAAGATATAGAGTCTATAGCTTACGATATAGTCTTAAATGGTACCGAACTAGGTGGTGGATCTATTCGTATACATAAGCAAGATGTTCAAGAAGAGGTATTTAAACTTCTAGGCATAGATGAAGAAGAGGCGGCTGAGAAATTTGGTTTCTTACTTGACGCTCTAAAGTTTGGTGCGCCTCCACATGGCGGTTTTGCACTAGGATTTGACAGAATTATGATGCTAATTAGTAAAAAATCAAGCATCCGCGATGTTATAGCATTTCCAAAGACTCAGAGAGCTTCTTGTGTGCTTACAAAAGCACCAAGTGCAGTTGACAACAACCAACTTAGAGATCTTCAC
- the wrbA gene encoding NAD(P)H:quinone oxidoreductase, whose protein sequence is MKILVVYYSMYGHVYKLAQAVIEGIESVENVEVVLCRVPETLPQEVLEKMGAVEAQKQQAHIPICSVEELGNADAIIFGTPTRFGNMCAQMRQFLDATGGLWAKGALVGKVGSVFTSSNTQHGGQESTILSFHTTLLHHGMVIVGLPYTFKGQSTMDEISGCSPYGASTIAGSDGSFYPSKNELAGAYFQGKHVAQIAKKLMS, encoded by the coding sequence ATGAAGATATTAGTCGTTTATTATTCAATGTACGGGCATGTTTATAAATTAGCACAAGCAGTTATAGAGGGAATTGAGTCAGTTGAAAATGTTGAAGTTGTGCTTTGCAGGGTTCCTGAGACTCTTCCTCAAGAAGTACTAGAAAAAATGGGTGCAGTTGAAGCACAAAAACAGCAAGCTCATATACCTATATGTAGTGTAGAAGAGCTAGGTAATGCTGATGCGATCATCTTTGGAACGCCAACTCGTTTTGGCAATATGTGTGCTCAGATGCGGCAGTTTCTTGATGCTACTGGTGGGTTGTGGGCAAAAGGTGCTCTTGTAGGAAAAGTTGGAAGCGTCTTTACAAGTTCAAACACGCAACATGGTGGTCAAGAATCTACTATTCTTAGTTTTCACACTACCCTTTTGCATCATGGTATGGTGATTGTTGGTCTTCCATATACTTTTAAAGGACAGAGCACTATGGATGAAATCAGTGGTTGCTCCCCATACGGTGCATCTACTATTGCAGGTTCTGATGGAAGTTTTTATCCAAGTAAAAACGAGCTTGCAGGAGCATATTTTCAGGGAAAACATGTTGCACAAATAGCAAAGAAACTTATGTCCTAA
- a CDS encoding TatD family hydrolase yields the protein MIIDTHIHLDHDRYKDDLDEVLNRARVAKVKRFIIPGADPSTLKRTLEIVEKNSDVYFAVGVHPYDMASFHELDFEKYIGHEKCVAIGECGLDYFRLEGSDEEKLKEKEEQKRVFKAQIELAKKYKKPLIIHIRNASRDSKEILLELNAREVGGVLHCYNADEELLSLAKEGFYFGIGGVLTFKNAKKLVNVLAKIPKEKLLIETDGPYLTPSPHRGERNEPLYTTLIAQKISELLDTPLQDIKELTTQNALKLFTLR from the coding sequence ATGATAATAGATACACATATACACTTAGATCACGATAGATACAAAGATGACTTAGATGAAGTTTTAAATAGAGCAAGAGTTGCTAAAGTAAAGAGATTTATCATCCCAGGAGCGGATCCGTCTACACTAAAGAGAACATTAGAAATAGTAGAAAAAAATAGTGATGTTTACTTTGCTGTAGGTGTACATCCTTACGATATGGCATCATTTCATGAGCTTGATTTTGAAAAATATATTGGACATGAAAAGTGTGTGGCCATTGGAGAGTGTGGGCTTGATTATTTTAGACTTGAGGGAAGTGATGAAGAAAAACTTAAAGAAAAAGAGGAGCAAAAAAGAGTCTTTAAGGCTCAAATAGAACTTGCAAAAAAATATAAAAAACCTCTGATAATTCATATAAGAAATGCCTCTAGAGACTCAAAAGAGATTCTTTTAGAACTTAATGCAAGAGAAGTTGGTGGGGTACTTCATTGTTACAATGCTGATGAAGAGTTGCTCTCTTTAGCAAAAGAGGGTTTTTACTTTGGTATCGGTGGAGTTTTGACTTTTAAAAATGCAAAAAAACTAGTAAATGTCTTAGCTAAAATCCCAAAAGAAAAGCTTCTTATAGAGACAGATGGACCATACTTAACTCCCTCGCCACACCGTGGAGAGAGAAATGAACCACTATATACAACGTTGATAGCACAAAAGATCTCTGAACTCTTAGATACACCACTTCAAGACATAAAAGAGCTAACTACGCAAAATGCCCTAAAACTCTTTACTTTACGCTAA
- a CDS encoding AAA family ATPase, with amino-acid sequence MIERFYLKDYLSFKKVELNTAGGLIVFSGPSGSGKSILMKAILSSFGVESCEASLCESSVNWHLEMDDFGIENEEINIFKQIKREKARYFINNQSLSKKAISNLSFSYLRHLSLKDYSDFEDANLLSILDSRIKKNSKEIENLKKSYKDSFLMHSQVRAELDNIEEEEKRIVELKEFATFEINKIQEINPKPAEDEELLRIKKDLSKKEKLQESIAKASAIFESENFVSSTLNLLDNNSSSFDDAMNELRAIFDSAEARFNELDDVDIEEVLNRIEEISWLKKRYGSIEEALEYKEQKVLELQRYENIEINKEELTKQEISLKKKIESLAEAISGLREAQIDKFEKDLNRYLKELYLRDAQVTLSRCTLNLNGQDKIEIKLNSTELQKVSTGEFNRLRLAILALKSEFMHKNGGVLMLDEIDANLSGEESMSVAKVLRQLSKHFQIFVISHQPQLTSMGEQHFFIYKEDDESKVKELSFNERVDEIARIISGESISVEAKNFAKELLEVSRCAEQERKR; translated from the coding sequence ATGATAGAGAGATTTTATCTAAAAGATTATCTTAGTTTTAAAAAAGTTGAGCTAAATACAGCTGGAGGACTTATAGTCTTTAGCGGTCCTAGTGGAAGTGGAAAATCAATCCTTATGAAGGCAATCCTCTCATCTTTTGGGGTTGAGAGTTGCGAGGCATCTCTATGTGAGTCAAGTGTGAACTGGCATCTTGAGATGGATGACTTTGGCATAGAAAATGAAGAGATAAATATCTTTAAACAGATAAAAAGAGAAAAAGCAAGATACTTTATAAACAATCAAAGCCTCTCTAAAAAAGCGATATCTAACTTAAGTTTTAGCTATTTAAGACACTTAAGTCTAAAAGATTATAGTGATTTTGAAGATGCAAATTTGCTATCTATCTTAGACTCAAGGATAAAGAAGAACTCAAAAGAGATAGAGAACCTAAAAAAAAGCTACAAAGACTCTTTTTTGATGCACTCACAAGTAAGAGCTGAGCTGGACAATATAGAAGAAGAAGAGAAAAGAATAGTAGAATTAAAAGAGTTTGCAACTTTTGAGATAAACAAAATTCAAGAAATAAACCCAAAACCAGCAGAAGATGAAGAACTGCTTAGGATAAAAAAAGATCTCTCAAAAAAAGAGAAGCTTCAAGAGAGCATAGCAAAAGCGAGTGCCATTTTTGAGAGTGAAAACTTTGTTAGCTCAACTCTAAACCTGCTTGATAATAATAGCTCATCTTTTGATGATGCTATGAATGAGTTAAGAGCTATTTTTGATAGTGCAGAGGCAAGGTTTAACGAGCTTGATGATGTTGATATTGAAGAGGTTTTAAACCGTATAGAAGAGATTAGTTGGCTAAAAAAAAGGTATGGAAGTATAGAAGAAGCCTTAGAATATAAAGAGCAAAAAGTTTTAGAGTTGCAAAGGTATGAAAATATTGAGATAAACAAAGAAGAGCTGACAAAACAAGAGATAAGTTTAAAAAAAAAGATAGAGAGTTTGGCCGAGGCTATATCTGGGCTAAGAGAGGCTCAAATAGACAAGTTTGAGAAAGATTTAAATAGGTATTTAAAAGAGCTTTATCTAAGAGATGCACAAGTTACTCTTAGTAGATGCACTCTTAATCTTAATGGTCAAGACAAAATTGAGATAAAATTAAATAGCACAGAGCTTCAAAAGGTAAGTACAGGAGAGTTTAACAGATTAAGACTCGCCATTTTAGCTTTAAAGTCTGAGTTTATGCATAAAAATGGTGGAGTCTTAATGCTCGACGAGATAGACGCAAATCTTAGCGGAGAAGAGTCAATGAGCGTTGCAAAAGTTTTAAGACAACTCTCAAAGCATTTTCAAATCTTTGTAATCTCGCATCAACCACAACTAACTTCCATGGGAGAACAGCACTTTTTCATATATAAAGAGGATGATGAATCTAAGGTAAAAGAGCTTAGTTTCAATGAGAGAGTAGATGAGATAGCAAGGATTATAAGTGGTGAGAGTATATCAGTTGAGGCTAAAAACTTTGCAAAAGAGCTTTTAGAAGTAAGCAGATGTGCTGAACAAGAGAGAAAAAGGTAA
- a CDS encoding lytic transglycosylase domain-containing protein produces the protein MKFFLLLLLPILLSANLTYVFNHNKEVALLESFDIEASFLYDPIMNKMKAQKLNIDKNKHFFKAMDEAYTFIPSIKSILTKHGVPAEFLYLAMAESNFSTRAYSPKRASGLWQFMPQTGKLYGLRIDEYVDERRDLIKSTEAAAKYLSHLHKRFGKWYLAAIAYNCGGGRLSKAIKRAGSDELAVLLDPKKRYIPRESRFYIRKIVALAMIGYDEQFLMNSEYEHLLNRANAYSISTVQLSSGDSIKRLSKIVGIPLAELKKLNRQLKYDFVPPYASSYDIYIPYIKLNEFKQKYKPEPMKNIYKVHVVKRGDNLSAIGAKYGVSYKVIKDFNNLKSYRLSLKQKLIIPIESNNKNKKTSSQHYYMVKAGDTLESISKAYKVSVQSLKLQNHLNSSFIKIGDRLKINE, from the coding sequence ATGAAATTTTTTCTATTACTGCTTTTACCAATCCTTCTAAGTGCGAACTTAACATATGTTTTTAACCATAATAAAGAGGTAGCCCTCTTAGAGTCTTTTGATATAGAGGCTTCATTTCTTTATGATCCTATCATGAATAAGATGAAAGCTCAAAAGCTAAACATTGATAAAAACAAGCACTTTTTTAAAGCAATGGATGAGGCATATACTTTTATCCCCTCGATCAAAAGTATCTTAACTAAACATGGAGTTCCAGCAGAATTTTTATATCTTGCTATGGCTGAATCAAATTTCTCCACTCGTGCATACTCTCCAAAAAGAGCTTCTGGACTTTGGCAGTTTATGCCACAAACTGGAAAACTTTATGGTTTAAGAATTGATGAATATGTTGATGAGAGACGTGACCTTATAAAGTCAACTGAGGCTGCTGCAAAATACCTCTCTCACTTGCATAAGAGATTTGGCAAGTGGTATTTAGCAGCTATTGCTTATAACTGTGGAGGTGGAAGATTAAGCAAAGCGATAAAAAGAGCTGGGAGTGATGAACTAGCTGTTTTACTTGATCCTAAAAAGAGATATATTCCAAGAGAAAGTAGGTTTTATATAAGAAAGATAGTAGCCCTTGCTATGATAGGTTATGATGAGCAGTTTTTAATGAACAGTGAGTATGAGCATCTACTAAATCGTGCAAATGCTTACTCTATCTCGACTGTGCAACTCTCAAGTGGCGACTCTATAAAAAGACTCTCAAAGATAGTGGGTATCCCATTAGCAGAGCTTAAAAAACTAAATCGTCAACTAAAATATGACTTTGTTCCACCTTATGCTTCAAGTTATGATATCTATATTCCATATATAAAATTAAATGAGTTTAAACAAAAATACAAACCTGAACCTATGAAAAACATCTACAAAGTTCATGTAGTAAAAAGGGGAGATAACCTCTCTGCAATAGGTGCAAAATATGGAGTTTCATACAAAGTTATAAAAGATTTTAACAATCTAAAATCATATAGATTGAGTCTAAAACAAAAACTCATAATCCCAATAGAGTCAAATAATAAAAATAAAAAAACATCTTCGCAACACTACTATATGGTAAAGGCAGGAGATACGCTAGAGTCTATCTCTAAAGCTTATAAAGTTAGTGTACAAAGCCTAAAACTTCAAAATCATCTAAACAGTAGCTTTATAAAAATAGGTGATAGGTTAAAGATAAATGAATAG
- a CDS encoding NAD(+)/NADH kinase has translation MQTSSIKKIGVLLRPSTPELKSSYYKLEKIFKKHNINVYVDSISAGMIDVMGMEFEAMCQHVDAIVTLGGDGTLISAVRRSFKFGIPVLGVYAGSLGFLADVNLDELDEFVHKMTQDKVRVDERSVLEVKIVGKNKELETNAFNDMVLTRSTISNMIHIETLVDAKPFNTYYGDGVVVSTPTGSTAYNLSCGGPVIFPLTEVFALTPISAHSLSQRPVVLPGKFSIEMKTPQNKALVIIDGQDMHEIEQGDSVHIRLASAKAKLIHREEFNYFEVLKQKLGWGDHR, from the coding sequence TTGCAAACAAGTAGCATAAAAAAGATTGGCGTACTACTGCGGCCATCAACACCTGAACTAAAGAGCAGTTACTACAAGTTAGAGAAGATTTTTAAAAAACACAATATCAATGTATATGTAGATAGCATTAGTGCTGGTATGATTGATGTTATGGGAATGGAGTTTGAAGCAATGTGTCAACATGTGGATGCCATCGTAACTCTAGGTGGAGATGGTACTCTCATCTCGGCAGTCAGACGCTCTTTTAAATTTGGGATACCTGTTTTAGGAGTCTATGCTGGAAGTCTAGGTTTTTTAGCAGATGTAAACTTAGATGAACTCGATGAGTTTGTGCATAAAATGACACAGGATAAGGTAAGAGTTGATGAGAGATCAGTTTTAGAGGTAAAAATAGTTGGTAAAAACAAGGAACTAGAGACTAATGCTTTTAATGATATGGTTCTAACTCGCTCAACTATCTCAAATATGATTCATATTGAAACTCTTGTAGATGCAAAACCATTTAACACCTACTATGGAGATGGAGTAGTAGTCTCAACTCCAACAGGCTCAACTGCCTATAACCTCTCTTGTGGAGGTCCTGTAATCTTCCCTCTAACAGAAGTTTTTGCACTTACACCAATCTCTGCACACTCACTTAGTCAAAGACCAGTAGTACTGCCTGGAAAGTTTTCTATAGAGATGAAAACACCACAAAACAAGGCCTTAGTCATTATAGATGGTCAAGATATGCATGAGATAGAGCAGGGTGATAGCGTACATATAAGACTAGCATCTGCAAAGGCAAAACTCATTCATAGAGAGGAGTTTAACTACTTTGAGGTTTTAAAACAAAAATTGGGTTGGGGAGATCATAGATGA